TTCTTCGAAGGAGCTCCTGTCATCTAGACTGAATACTAGAAGAAATATGtctcctgcaaaaaaaaattgaaagacaatcaattatttttcctttcattaGTTGATATTGTTATGCACATCCATGCGCTCTACAAGAGAGAGAATAAGCTTTTACACATGCACCTaccagctgcaatgattaatgTCTtaccaaataaaaaactgacGAGCAATTCTCAGTTTTAGCCGGACATAAGAAATAACAGAATCAATACGCACCAGTGAGGATAGACAGCCGCCGCTTGGCTGGGAAATCCCGTTCTCGGGACGCGTCCAGGACGTCAATTTGGTAGGTCTCTCCGCGAATACGAAACAGCTTCCTGAGGAAATCCTCGGAGGTAGGATTGTACTCATCCACAAATCCGTCCCGGAGGTATCTTCTGAGGATGGATGTCTTGCCGACCCGTGGCGCACCAAGAACGACGATGCGCTTACAGTTCTGTGGCTTGGTCGGTGCTGGCTCTTGGGCAATCTGGCGGTCCCGGGACTGACCGTGCAGAACCAGAGCTGCCAGCTGGTCCAGCGGGGATCTCTTGCAGGGGTGGCTGTTGTTGACTGTGGACAGTTGTCTTACGCTTGACCCTGAGCGCGTCTTCTTTTCCTGTTTCCACTGTAATGAGGCCACTTTAAGTATTCCCAAACCCGCTTTAATTCCGGATGAACTCAGGCGCTGCGACGCGTTCTTGTAAGCTAGTAATACTTTGGAGGACCCGGCGCACTGCCCTTCCATATTACCATG
The sequence above is a segment of the Plectropomus leopardus isolate mb unplaced genomic scaffold, YSFRI_Pleo_2.0 unplaced_scaffold24764, whole genome shotgun sequence genome. Coding sequences within it:
- the LOC121966485 gene encoding dexamethasone-induced Ras-related protein 1-like; its protein translation is MERSSISAGAQTTSMPVAHQLSCSTIDAPQFHGNMEGQCAGSSKVLLAYKNASQRLSSSGIKAGLGILKVASLQWKQEKKTRSGSSVRQLSTVNNSHPCKRSPLDQLAALVLHGQSRDRQIAQEPAPTKPQNCKRIVVLGAPRVGKTSILRRYLRDGFVDEYNPTSEDFLRKLFRIRGETYQIDVLDASRERDFPAKRRLSILTGDIFLLVFSLDDRSSFEEVCTLRTEILAAKSKLTKSSVPEQCAQQQVPLVVCANKVDLQESEREISKAEVLQAFGS